In a genomic window of Niallia taxi:
- a CDS encoding PAS domain S-box protein, whose protein sequence is MSKKNFLYLYIVVSLLWIFGTDFLLTFVDSQSTMLFLQKLKGILYVCFTSVLIYVLIVRKEEFETVTEEKKQLKTLINSMVDFVNFKDGNGRWLEANEAGLKLFQLDGVDFRGKKDSELAKYTDFYHDALMYCETSDKEAWKAKEVTRCLEYIPLPNGEIRTIDTIKVPNFNDDGSRHSLVVIGRDITEHLNTEKDLSMTKQQYQSLFENNPDMVYVLDLDGNVVNVNRQFEKITGYSADEFNGKRIVSLVTEEFQELLRENLLNSILQGKSTTKETKIIKKDGSISDISCTTFPMMLDGEIVGVIGYGRDITAIKETEAMLRKAEKLSVAGELAASVAHEIRNPLTSIRGFIQLMKSEETASNKAFHNILLDEIDRINDIVSELLLLAKPQELNYVKARVESIMSSVFGLLESQSNLYGVELNSKIIGTLPEIDCEPNQLKQLFINIIKNSIEAESTKVNITIKNTDNGFVQIIVKDNGCGIEKDRIKRLGEPFYSAKEKGTGLGLTVSYRIVQAHKGQVRYASEVNEGTEVEILLPVTID, encoded by the coding sequence ATGTCTAAAAAGAACTTTCTTTATTTATATATCGTAGTAAGTTTACTCTGGATTTTCGGAACAGACTTTTTGCTTACATTTGTTGATAGTCAGTCGACAATGCTTTTTCTGCAAAAATTAAAAGGAATATTATATGTTTGTTTTACTAGTGTACTAATTTATGTACTTATTGTCAGGAAAGAAGAGTTTGAGACAGTAACAGAAGAGAAAAAGCAGCTAAAGACACTGATTAATTCAATGGTTGATTTTGTTAACTTTAAGGATGGTAATGGTCGCTGGCTTGAGGCAAATGAAGCTGGCTTGAAGCTTTTTCAGCTTGATGGGGTTGATTTTAGAGGGAAAAAGGACTCTGAGCTCGCTAAATATACAGATTTTTATCATGATGCACTAATGTATTGCGAAACTTCTGATAAAGAGGCTTGGAAGGCAAAAGAAGTTACCAGATGTCTTGAATATATTCCCCTACCTAACGGGGAAATAAGAACGATTGATACGATAAAAGTTCCCAATTTTAACGACGATGGCAGCCGCCACTCACTGGTAGTAATTGGCCGTGATATTACAGAGCACCTAAATACAGAAAAAGATCTCAGCATGACGAAGCAGCAATACCAATCACTTTTCGAGAATAACCCAGACATGGTGTATGTACTCGATTTAGACGGGAATGTTGTTAATGTGAACCGTCAGTTTGAGAAGATTACTGGTTATAGTGCAGATGAATTTAATGGGAAAAGAATTGTAAGCTTAGTGACGGAGGAGTTTCAGGAGCTTCTTCGTGAGAATTTGTTAAACTCGATACTTCAAGGTAAATCAACTACAAAAGAAACAAAAATTATTAAAAAGGACGGCAGTATCAGTGATATTTCCTGTACAACATTTCCAATGATGCTTGATGGTGAAATCGTCGGTGTTATTGGCTATGGCAGGGATATAACAGCTATTAAGGAAACAGAAGCAATGCTTCGAAAAGCAGAAAAACTGTCTGTCGCCGGAGAACTAGCCGCAAGTGTTGCACACGAAATTCGCAATCCACTGACATCCATTCGCGGCTTTATCCAATTAATGAAATCGGAAGAAACAGCTTCAAATAAAGCTTTTCACAATATTCTACTAGATGAAATCGACAGAATTAATGATATCGTCAGTGAGCTGTTATTATTGGCAAAACCACAGGAGCTGAACTATGTAAAGGCTAGAGTAGAGAGCATTATGAGCTCAGTTTTCGGTCTGCTTGAATCACAATCAAACCTATACGGTGTAGAATTGAACTCAAAAATAATTGGCACACTTCCTGAGATTGACTGCGAACCAAACCAATTAAAACAGCTGTTCATCAACATCATCAAAAACTCAATAGAAGCAGAATCCACAAAAGTAAACATAACAATTAAAAACACAGACAACGGATTTGTGCAAATAATCGTAAAAGACAATGGCTGCGGAATCGAAAAAGATCGCATTAAACGCTTAGGGGAGCCATTCTATTCAGCGAAAGAAAAAGGCACAGGGTTAGGATTAACAGTCAGTTACCGGATTGTTCAGGCACATAAAGGACAGGTTCGGTATGCAAGTGAGGTTAATGAAGGTACAGAGGTGGAAATTTTACTGCCAGTAACAATAGATTAA
- a CDS encoding DUF6241 domain-containing protein → MTQEAKAENKKSLEKSDNKKKTRKKLPKQILMIIGVVALTVLIFGGFKLYKVYTAGQFTNGAMESAEGKKLDYLVEEDPNGTNTEDIKYADFNEDEVITTMHKMTHQKVVSSKKWGAVEMTSARVNQLYIIVENSDFENKEGLLYILQKWQNKDFNLVDDDHNYLWKLHGGNVGEATGVFTEEEEKEFVERVF, encoded by the coding sequence ATGACTCAAGAAGCAAAAGCAGAAAATAAAAAGAGCTTGGAGAAATCAGATAATAAGAAAAAAACCAGGAAAAAGCTCCCTAAACAAATATTAATGATAATAGGGGTAGTTGCTTTAACGGTACTAATTTTCGGAGGATTTAAGCTGTATAAGGTATATACGGCAGGACAATTTACAAATGGTGCAATGGAATCAGCTGAAGGGAAAAAGCTCGATTATTTAGTCGAGGAGGACCCGAATGGAACAAATACCGAAGACATAAAGTACGCAGACTTTAATGAAGACGAAGTCATTACAACCATGCACAAAATGACACATCAAAAAGTCGTTTCCAGCAAAAAATGGGGCGCGGTGGAAATGACTAGTGCAAGAGTCAATCAGCTGTATATCATTGTAGAAAATAGCGACTTTGAAAATAAAGAGGGACTTCTGTATATTTTACAAAAATGGCAGAACAAAGACTTTAATTTGGTTGATGACGATCATAATTATTTGTGGAAGCTGCATGGCGGAAATGTTGGGGAAGCGACAGGGGTATTTACAGAGGAAGAAGAGAAGGAGTTTGTAGAGCGGGTGTTTTGA
- a CDS encoding YczE/YyaS/YitT family protein, producing MRPNKITLIMMILGITLIGFSVAIFRLIAFGTDPYSAMNLGFTNIFPLSYGTMQLAVNLVLLLFQLRFAKKTMGVGSFINLILLAYMSDYFLYVLKTVPINYELLEIRILLLLISLIFLTFAISLYTISDLGIAPYDCLSVFMSEKWSIKYHWCRIMTDSTCIAIAFLLDSEIGIITLFLALCTGPFVSYFNKNVSIPLRLRYDGIYRAAHTIIQPKIGGGA from the coding sequence ATGAGGCCCAATAAAATTACCTTAATCATGATGATTCTCGGTATAACGCTAATAGGCTTCAGTGTTGCGATATTCAGGCTAATTGCATTTGGTACAGATCCCTATAGCGCTATGAACCTTGGATTCACAAATATTTTTCCTTTATCATATGGAACGATGCAGCTTGCCGTAAACCTGGTTCTGCTCCTGTTTCAGCTGCGCTTTGCGAAAAAAACAATGGGCGTAGGGAGCTTTATTAACTTAATCTTGCTAGCGTATATGTCCGATTATTTTTTATATGTTCTTAAGACAGTACCTATCAATTATGAATTACTTGAAATTCGCATCCTGCTTTTACTGATAAGCTTAATTTTCTTAACATTTGCTATTTCTTTGTATACAATCAGCGACCTAGGAATTGCACCATATGACTGTTTATCTGTCTTTATGTCTGAAAAGTGGAGTATAAAATACCATTGGTGCCGCATTATGACAGATTCCACCTGTATCGCCATTGCGTTTTTGCTAGACAGTGAAATAGGAATAATAACTCTTTTTCTAGCATTATGTACAGGTCCGTTTGTTTCCTATTTTAACAAGAATGTGAGTATTCCGTTAAGATTAAGATACGATGGTATATACAGGGCAGCACACACTATTATTCAGCCTAAAATAGGCGGAGGTGCTTAA
- a CDS encoding glycoside hydrolase family 1 protein, protein MTIKGFPNNFLWGGATAANQLEGGWNLGGKGPSIADMFTGGNKDRARRITPELEADTFYPNHEAVDFYHHYKEDIRLFAEMGFKAYRFSIAWSRIFPTGEETEPNREGLEFYHNVLDELEKYGIEPIVTMSHYENPFHLTKTYGGWDNRKLIDIFMPYAECILREYQDRVTYWILFNEINLLTQPMGGYFAGGMILEGVENEEERRYQAMHNQLVAGAKTVKLGKSISESFQFGCMIAYVGAYALTCKPEDVRAQQRTDQIHNCIAGDVHVRGQYPAFAHRFFAEKNIDINMLPEDEQILQDGVVDYYTFSYYTTNCVAENPEGAKVSGNGSGGLMNPYLKNSDWGWPIDPEGIRWALNNIHDRYQLPTMIVENGLGAVDVVEEDGSINDDYRIAYLGAHIEQMKEAVKDGVNLIGYMPWGCIDLVSASTGEMKKRYGFIYVDKHDDGSGDFGRKKKKSFEWYKKVIASNGELLENEAQ, encoded by the coding sequence ATGACTATTAAAGGATTTCCGAATAACTTTTTATGGGGCGGCGCTACAGCTGCCAATCAATTAGAGGGCGGCTGGAATCTTGGCGGTAAAGGTCCAAGTATTGCAGACATGTTCACTGGAGGCAATAAAGATAGAGCAAGAAGAATAACTCCAGAGCTTGAGGCTGATACATTTTATCCAAACCATGAAGCAGTCGATTTTTATCATCATTATAAAGAAGATATTCGCTTATTTGCAGAAATGGGCTTTAAAGCCTATCGCTTCTCAATCGCTTGGTCACGGATTTTTCCAACAGGTGAAGAAACAGAGCCGAATAGAGAAGGACTGGAATTTTACCATAATGTGCTGGATGAGCTGGAGAAGTACGGAATTGAACCAATTGTGACAATGTCTCACTATGAAAATCCGTTTCACCTAACAAAAACATATGGCGGCTGGGATAACCGCAAGTTAATTGATATCTTTATGCCATATGCTGAGTGTATTTTACGCGAATATCAGGATCGGGTCACATACTGGATTTTATTTAATGAAATTAACCTGCTCACACAGCCAATGGGCGGCTATTTTGCTGGCGGAATGATTTTAGAGGGTGTCGAAAACGAAGAAGAACGGCGCTACCAAGCAATGCATAATCAGCTCGTTGCCGGCGCAAAAACGGTAAAACTGGGAAAGTCTATCTCAGAAAGCTTTCAATTTGGCTGCATGATCGCCTATGTTGGAGCCTATGCATTAACATGTAAGCCAGAGGATGTAAGAGCACAGCAAAGAACAGACCAAATTCATAACTGCATTGCCGGAGATGTTCATGTGCGCGGGCAATATCCTGCCTTTGCGCACCGCTTCTTTGCAGAAAAAAATATTGATATTAACATGCTGCCAGAGGATGAGCAGATTTTACAAGATGGGGTTGTCGACTACTATACATTCAGCTATTACACAACAAATTGTGTTGCTGAAAATCCTGAAGGAGCAAAGGTATCTGGCAATGGCAGCGGCGGCTTGATGAACCCATATTTAAAAAACAGTGATTGGGGCTGGCCTATTGATCCAGAAGGCATTCGCTGGGCACTAAATAATATTCATGACCGTTATCAGCTGCCAACAATGATTGTCGAAAATGGCTTAGGCGCAGTTGATGTCGTCGAGGAGGATGGCTCTATTAATGATGACTACCGCATCGCTTATCTTGGCGCGCATATTGAACAAATGAAGGAGGCTGTTAAAGACGGAGTCAATTTAATAGGATATATGCCATGGGGCTGTATCGACTTAGTGTCTGCATCAACTGGCGAAATGAAAAAAAGATACGGGTTTATCTATGTCGACAAACATGACGACGGATCAGGAGATTTTGGCAGAAAGAAAAAGAAATCGTTTGAATGGTACAAAAAAGTGATTGCATCAAACGGAGAACTGCTGGAAAATGAGGCCCAATAA
- a CDS encoding beta-glucoside-specific PTS transporter subunit IIABC, translating to MDYAKTAKDILKEIGGEENIVSVVHCYTRLRFTLKDESFIEDKKVEDIDGVLGIMKSGGLYQVIIGNDVAKCYKELMKITNLDENETKRPEGNKQKQNIINRFFNMISGCMAPVLPALIAGGMMKVVQLIIVMLDILPEESQSYRLFTAIGDAPFFFLPILLAASSARYFKVSQTLAVAVIGVLVYPDFITMMGEESVHFFGIPVTAASYSYSVIPVLLIVWAMSYIEPFVDRIVPTVAKNFLSPLLVLLISAPLAFIVLGPIGAIASNYFTDALMFVYDTTGIVAVVLLSAFMPLIVLTGMHQAFTPIILSSITTLGFDPLILVAQLASNLSQGGASLAVGMKSKVKKQKQIAYSAAFSALLGGITEPAMYGVTVKLKKPMIACIISGGLVGAFTGFFQLKTYVMATPGLISIGEFLGGVGNTNIIVAVIASALAIILSFTLTWFIGFDEKEADIDTTKKKKSSTAQATKTTEKEIAVDSPVSGTFVPLTEVKDSTFSKKLIGDGIAIYPDQNKIVAPFDGEIEAFFDSKHAIGLKSDDGIEILIHIGLETVNLNGQYFTGHVKKGDRVKKGDVLISFDKEAIKEAGFDLVTPVIVTNSGDYEVKIPSLDHIKKFDEIMYVSKVDNALVG from the coding sequence ATGGATTACGCAAAAACAGCCAAAGATATATTAAAAGAAATTGGCGGAGAAGAAAACATAGTATCTGTTGTGCATTGCTATACGAGATTAAGATTTACATTAAAGGATGAATCGTTTATCGAGGATAAAAAAGTGGAGGACATTGACGGTGTTCTTGGCATCATGAAGTCTGGCGGTTTGTACCAGGTAATCATAGGTAATGATGTTGCCAAATGCTATAAGGAACTAATGAAAATTACTAACTTAGATGAAAATGAAACGAAGCGACCAGAAGGAAACAAACAAAAACAAAACATCATTAACCGCTTCTTTAATATGATTTCCGGTTGTATGGCTCCTGTTCTCCCTGCCTTAATTGCCGGAGGGATGATGAAGGTTGTTCAACTAATCATTGTCATGCTTGACATTTTGCCAGAAGAAAGTCAAAGCTATCGTTTATTCACAGCAATCGGTGACGCACCATTCTTCTTCCTGCCAATCCTGCTTGCTGCATCATCAGCTAGATATTTCAAAGTATCACAAACATTAGCTGTTGCAGTTATAGGTGTGCTAGTTTATCCAGACTTTATTACGATGATGGGTGAAGAAAGCGTTCACTTCTTCGGCATTCCAGTAACTGCCGCATCGTATTCCTATTCTGTTATACCTGTATTGTTAATTGTCTGGGCAATGAGTTATATTGAACCATTTGTAGATCGCATTGTTCCGACTGTTGCGAAGAACTTCCTATCGCCATTGCTAGTTTTACTCATTTCTGCTCCACTTGCCTTTATCGTGTTAGGGCCAATTGGTGCAATCGCGAGTAATTATTTCACAGATGCTCTTATGTTCGTGTATGACACTACAGGAATTGTTGCTGTTGTACTATTATCAGCCTTTATGCCGCTTATCGTTCTAACAGGGATGCACCAAGCATTTACGCCAATCATTCTCTCAAGCATCACTACATTAGGCTTTGATCCACTAATTTTAGTAGCTCAGCTAGCGAGTAACCTGTCACAGGGCGGAGCATCACTTGCAGTTGGGATGAAATCTAAGGTCAAAAAGCAAAAGCAAATCGCTTATTCTGCTGCATTCTCCGCATTACTTGGCGGTATCACAGAGCCAGCAATGTATGGAGTAACCGTAAAACTGAAAAAGCCAATGATCGCATGTATTATTTCCGGTGGACTCGTTGGTGCATTCACAGGCTTCTTCCAATTAAAAACATACGTAATGGCAACACCTGGTTTAATTTCTATCGGTGAATTCCTGGGTGGTGTCGGAAATACAAACATTATTGTTGCCGTTATCGCAAGCGCCTTAGCGATTATCCTGTCATTCACACTTACATGGTTTATTGGCTTTGATGAAAAAGAAGCAGATATTGATACAACGAAGAAAAAGAAATCAAGTACTGCACAAGCAACAAAGACAACAGAAAAAGAAATCGCAGTAGACAGTCCAGTCAGCGGCACCTTTGTACCACTGACAGAAGTAAAAGACTCTACCTTTTCGAAAAAATTAATCGGTGACGGGATTGCCATTTACCCTGACCAAAATAAAATAGTAGCTCCATTTGACGGAGAAATTGAAGCCTTCTTTGATTCCAAGCATGCGATTGGTTTAAAAAGTGATGATGGTATCGAAATTCTTATTCATATTGGCTTGGAAACAGTTAATCTAAACGGACAATATTTTACTGGTCATGTCAAAAAAGGCGACCGTGTGAAAAAAGGCGATGTGCTGATTTCATTTGATAAGGAAGCGATAAAAGAAGCGGGCTTTGATTTAGTAACACCAGTAATTGTCACAAACTCTGGAGACTATGAAGTGAAGATTCCTTCATTGGACCATATTAAGAAATTCGATGAAATCATGTATGTTAGCAAGGTTGATAACGCTTTAGTTGGTTAA
- the licT gene encoding BglG family transcription antiterminator LicT, with the protein MLIHKVLNNNVVICKDAELNDIIVTGKGIAFQKIKGDEIETASDIKVYTLNNSTVKKKFQEVVSQIPIEYMDISEKIIDYAKRTIGKEINDTIYVTLTDHIYSTCERYRQQIKLKNDLYWDIKRLYKEEFKVGEKAVDKIRQVFQLDLLDDEAAFIAMHFVNAELDNNVNDVASITIVINDILNIVKYHFKISYDEDSISYGRFITHLKFFSYRILTQKPSLVEDKELLSIIADRFPEAEKCAHKIEKMLLEHYDHKLTIDEKFYLIIHIERIVKESC; encoded by the coding sequence TTGTTGATACATAAGGTACTCAACAATAATGTTGTTATATGTAAAGATGCTGAACTGAACGATATTATTGTTACAGGCAAAGGGATCGCCTTTCAAAAGATTAAAGGCGATGAAATTGAAACAGCATCAGACATTAAAGTTTATACCTTAAATAACTCAACGGTGAAGAAGAAGTTCCAGGAGGTTGTATCACAGATTCCAATTGAGTATATGGATATCAGCGAGAAGATCATTGATTATGCCAAACGAACAATTGGAAAAGAAATAAACGATACTATCTATGTAACTCTCACAGATCATATTTACAGTACATGTGAGCGCTATCGCCAGCAAATTAAGCTTAAAAATGACTTATACTGGGATATTAAACGATTATATAAAGAAGAATTTAAAGTCGGAGAAAAAGCTGTTGATAAAATCAGACAAGTGTTTCAGTTGGATTTACTTGACGATGAAGCTGCATTCATAGCAATGCATTTCGTGAATGCTGAGCTCGATAATAACGTCAATGACGTAGCGAGTATTACGATTGTTATTAACGATATTTTAAATATCGTCAAATACCATTTTAAAATCAGCTATGATGAGGACAGTATTAGCTATGGCCGTTTTATTACCCATTTGAAATTCTTCAGCTATCGGATATTAACCCAAAAGCCAAGCTTAGTTGAGGATAAGGAGCTGTTAAGCATTATTGCCGACAGATTTCCTGAAGCTGAAAAATGTGCCCACAAAATTGAAAAAATGTTGTTAGAGCATTATGATCATAAGCTAACCATCGATGAAAAATTTTATTTAATTATTCATATAGAACGAATTGTGAAAGAAAGTTGTTAG
- a CDS encoding HNH endonuclease, with protein sequence MNTYIVMQGSKYHEVRDMGIIWSPKIAKGGSIEHSWERMKEVKKGDRIFHYVKGNIVAISIAKEDCVEATRPLILQSDLFDDEAGYLVEVEYYELDKSVNVKEKFAVISPLLPIKYSPFQDDASGNSGYLYPCNEELAIKLLELIGELNIYLIDTEQLELSMDYIKVTEHNTLIPVIAETESEVKTKIRLGQQRFKKDLMSLWGCKCALCDIELPELLKASRSKPWKDSTNEERNDPYNGILLCSNHDALYENGKIAFDGQGRLHISPEINEEDYLKYGLLTKKKIKLNQDNKVYFKWHKRNIWSKAIGTNEETESQEEEVIEQP encoded by the coding sequence TTGAACACATATATAGTCATGCAAGGAAGCAAATACCATGAAGTAAGGGACATGGGAATAATCTGGTCACCGAAAATCGCTAAAGGTGGCAGTATCGAGCATTCGTGGGAAAGAATGAAGGAAGTGAAAAAGGGCGACCGCATTTTTCATTATGTGAAAGGAAATATTGTGGCGATTAGTATTGCGAAAGAGGATTGTGTGGAAGCAACAAGGCCACTAATTTTGCAATCAGACCTTTTTGATGATGAAGCTGGGTACCTAGTTGAGGTCGAGTATTATGAACTGGACAAATCGGTAAATGTAAAAGAGAAATTCGCCGTTATTTCACCACTGCTTCCAATCAAATATTCACCTTTCCAAGACGATGCAAGTGGAAATTCAGGCTATTTGTACCCATGTAATGAAGAACTAGCGATCAAGTTGTTAGAGCTGATTGGCGAATTAAATATTTACTTAATAGATACAGAGCAGCTCGAATTATCGATGGATTACATCAAAGTAACAGAGCATAACACATTAATACCAGTTATTGCCGAAACAGAATCAGAAGTGAAAACAAAAATCCGTTTAGGACAGCAACGATTCAAGAAGGACTTAATGTCCTTATGGGGCTGCAAATGTGCATTATGCGATATCGAATTGCCAGAGCTGCTGAAAGCAAGCCGCTCCAAACCATGGAAAGACAGCACAAACGAAGAACGAAACGATCCATACAACGGTATCCTGCTATGCAGTAATCACGACGCCTTATACGAAAACGGTAAAATTGCCTTTGACGGTCAAGGCAGACTCCACATCTCACCTGAGATTAATGAAGAAGATTACTTAAAATACGGGTTATTGACGAAAAAGAAAATTAAGTTAAACCAAGACAATAAGGTATACTTCAAATGGCATAAAAGAAACATCTGGAGCAAAGCAATCGGCACAAATGAAGAAACAGAAAGCCAAGAAGAAGAAGTAATAGAACAGCCTTAA
- a CDS encoding IS3 family transposase, with protein sequence MTSKSNNSKKQKTSVPLIANKRQQDMENDYLTKLELLMSKQENITNQDKAKIVYELRKQYPVTALVKYVNIPRSTYYNLLKQMSRPDKDADIKVEIQTIFDEHEGRYGYRRIREELAKRGQNVNHKKVLRIMKILGIKSSSSRKK encoded by the coding sequence ATGACATCAAAATCAAATAATTCAAAAAAGCAAAAAACTTCCGTTCCTCTGATAGCAAACAAAAGGCAGCAAGATATGGAAAATGACTACTTAACAAAACTAGAATTGCTTATGTCTAAACAAGAAAACATCACCAATCAAGACAAAGCCAAAATAGTCTATGAATTAAGGAAGCAATATCCGGTAACAGCTCTTGTGAAGTACGTTAATATTCCACGAAGCACTTATTATAACCTGCTGAAACAAATGAGCCGACCTGATAAGGATGCTGATATAAAGGTTGAAATACAAACAATTTTTGATGAGCATGAAGGCCGGTATGGCTACCGCCGAATTCGCGAGGAGCTTGCAAAGCGTGGACAAAACGTTAATCATAAGAAGGTTTTGCGAATCATGAAAATTTTAGGAATAAAAAGTTCTTCTAGCAGAAAAAAATAA
- a CDS encoding sulfatase-like hydrolase/transferase, translating to MKKRPHIILFNPDQWRGDVLGHMGNPAAVTPNLDKMTREDGVSFRNAFCQNPVCTPSRCSFMFGWYPHVRGHRTMYHMMSEEEPVLLKTLKNNGYHVWWGGKNDLVPSENGFDAYCDMKYEPENQPKPMFGGMFTGGEDNWRGLPGSDTYYSFLVGKLEKEQGEECYYDSDWANIFGAIEQIKNAPEDKPLCIYLPILYPHPPYAVEDPWYSMIDKSKLPNRIKAEDLSKDMPSMLAGLRERYNMEGWSEERWTELRSVYYSMCARVDYQFGLLMQALKEAGIYDDTAVFFFSDHGDFTGDYGLVEKTQNTFQDCLTRVPFIVKPPAHHQIKPGISDALIELVDLAATVHEMAGIEADYTHFGQSLSPLIAGIKEEHREAVFCEGGRMHGEYHCNESAPANEDTSMLYWPRGEMQRSEGPEHTKATMIRTKDYKYVKRVYEEDELYDIKQDPEETTNRINDPNLTSVLFDLKEKMLDFYQQTCDVVPHKRSSREAKAH from the coding sequence ATGAAGAAAAGGCCGCATATTATTTTGTTTAATCCAGATCAATGGCGTGGGGACGTGCTCGGCCATATGGGGAACCCAGCTGCAGTTACTCCTAATTTAGATAAAATGACAAGAGAGGACGGTGTATCCTTTCGTAACGCATTTTGCCAAAATCCTGTATGTACACCAAGCCGCTGTTCGTTTATGTTTGGCTGGTATCCTCATGTAAGAGGGCATCGCACTATGTATCACATGATGAGCGAAGAGGAGCCTGTACTATTAAAGACATTAAAGAATAATGGATATCATGTCTGGTGGGGTGGGAAAAATGATCTTGTCCCTTCAGAAAATGGCTTTGATGCGTATTGCGATATGAAGTATGAACCGGAAAATCAGCCAAAGCCGATGTTTGGCGGTATGTTCACAGGTGGTGAGGATAACTGGCGGGGGTTGCCTGGCAGTGACACGTATTACTCGTTTTTAGTTGGCAAGCTGGAAAAGGAGCAAGGAGAAGAATGCTATTATGACAGTGATTGGGCCAATATCTTTGGCGCAATTGAACAGATTAAAAACGCGCCAGAGGATAAGCCGCTTTGCATTTACTTGCCTATACTTTATCCCCACCCCCCATATGCGGTGGAGGACCCTTGGTACAGTATGATAGATAAATCAAAACTGCCTAACCGTATCAAAGCAGAGGACCTTTCAAAAGATATGCCGTCAATGCTGGCAGGACTGCGGGAAAGATATAACATGGAAGGGTGGTCTGAGGAGCGCTGGACTGAGCTAAGGTCGGTGTACTACAGCATGTGTGCTCGCGTTGATTACCAATTTGGACTATTAATGCAAGCACTAAAAGAGGCGGGGATTTATGATGATACAGCTGTCTTTTTCTTTTCCGATCATGGTGACTTTACAGGCGATTATGGATTAGTAGAAAAAACGCAAAATACTTTTCAAGATTGTTTGACAAGAGTACCATTTATCGTTAAACCACCAGCACACCACCAAATCAAACCAGGAATCAGCGATGCATTAATCGAGCTTGTGGACTTGGCTGCGACAGTACATGAAATGGCAGGGATAGAGGCAGATTACACCCATTTCGGACAGTCTCTTTCACCATTAATTGCAGGAATAAAAGAAGAACATCGTGAAGCAGTATTTTGTGAAGGCGGTAGAATGCATGGGGAATATCATTGCAATGAGTCTGCACCTGCAAATGAAGACACATCAATGCTTTATTGGCCAAGAGGTGAAATGCAGCGCAGTGAAGGACCAGAGCACACTAAAGCAACGATGATTCGCACAAAAGACTATAAATATGTAAAAAGAGTGTACGAAGAAGATGAATTATACGACATTAAGCAAGATCCAGAAGAAACTACTAATCGTATAAATGATCCAAATTTAACTTCCGTTCTGTTCGATTTAAAAGAAAAAATGCTAGATTTTTACCAGCAAACCTGTGACGTTGTTCCACATAAAAGATCGAGCAGGGAAGCGAAAGCACACTAA